One window of the Mytilus galloprovincialis chromosome 14, xbMytGall1.hap1.1, whole genome shotgun sequence genome contains the following:
- the LOC143058043 gene encoding uncharacterized protein LOC143058043 produces the protein MGKAAEELYREVLQSGVENRYMIRLPVVGPFGVGKTCLTRKLLRKQISDVTSTNGIEIMTQKCRVCLTDDTWIFSQDIRFDVNQGRQSRLAKNLLVPPLKGKTHSNTTADLAHIPDPFVSVKDDKVANTYSDDQIDEITKQSPDEEMIEELMRKTNLSTLTAVSEKCENTKKINAKLQDNAVNPAQVQKADLYSDLNGWSESEASLEDFAEVALLDFAGQYEFYATHQAFLNKHAIYLLVIDVSKNMKGLMTCEVVDENFLDLSEIPFEDIGEYINFWMDAIHCYGDEEQEIDNTKEALPSIIVVGTCCDKLQIDKETRKWEIQKQFDEILGDHPKRKHIKDFIMLSNTTSSETDFDVLRNRIVQLASKVETWGQQLPTRWIKYEQVLDQHRKNQDKVMTYQDMKSLGKSVGLEIKDMNEVNLFLRYQHEIGNLIYFDDIPDLIILQPQWLVDVLKCLVSARKFQIQRNIVYNSDWKELETTGKLTEDLITQAFRGEEEGTGFFKYRSHILQIMEKFDIIVKPNMAEEESVSALEENDVINKSQIPTVSYYVPCLIKSKPIRNIVDSFKVDGKDFNRTSWICMNFDFLPPAFFNHFLVNYIRRYQISLEPSKHRSRPALYRGMGVFNLDSSGRTKLAVCVSKHVILLQIWKWGKYSQISFKGIWEHAEACITGIKGRYKMNVSYTVKMKCCNGSYDNLNGMMEMTKLESDEEYFCDEHAVLHNSKDLLDSWFKEELNPEMLNYVRLAKSVTDLMPEMMAEQLKSDGFDFVGNTSLTSRSLFTSFQLQNKYIPTTGKWASSNCPNEDTEISIGDDVQRWRFVLTELKNHSKISEESFVALANVLANVFIRFEKKIEKYSFVRKYEKIMTEMFEAKDYDFYLQKVKNEIIPDTFEVNIRRHYQIIIQEISVSQILDQMMTHCSLSIDDRRHIEQHVQQIEQNKALLDLVIDRNRYTFNVFIDALRESEYDDMADLLSSDLEDVTVDIPCIRTAQMEGLSAWTVPLHKVRLQKNYVDIISTIKHEAIVDHLISCEVFTIDDQQTIEACPAQTEKNRKLMDRLLHCGEKCFIEFLNALRSDDIYADLANQIEHTNVTSIDIASLHDCYSNL, from the exons ATGGGAAAAGCAGCAGAAGAACTGTACAGAGAAGTTCTACAAAGCGGTGTCGAAAATAGATACATGATACGTTTACCTGTTGTTGGACCATTTGGTGTAGGGAAAACGTGCTTAACCAGaaaattgttaagaaaacaaatatcagATGTCACAAGCACGAATGGCATAGAAATCATGACTCAAAAATGTAGAGTATGTTTAACAGATGATACTTGGATTTTTTCTCAAG ATATTCGCTTTGATGTAAACCAAGGAAGACAATCAAGATTAGCAAAGAACCTATTGGTCCCTCCTTTAAAAGGAAAAACACACTCAAATACAACAGCAGATCTGGCACATATACCTGACCCTTTTGTCTCAGTAAAAGACGATAAGGTAGCAAACACCTATTCCGATGATCAAATAGATGAAATTACTAAACAATCTCCAGATGAAGAGATGATTGAGGAAttaatgagaaaaacaaatcttTCGACTTTGACTGCTGTTAGCGAAAAAtgtgaaaacacaaaaaaaattaacGCTAAACTGCAAGATAATGCTGTAAATCCTGCTCAGGTTCAAAAGGCTGATTTATATTCTGACCTGAATGGTTGGTCCGAATCTGAAGCGTCTTTAGAGGACTTCGCTGAAGTGGCACTTCTAGACTTCGCTGGTCAGTACGAATTCTACGCAACACACCAAGCCTTTTTAAATAAACATGCTATTTATTTGTTGGTTATTGATGTTAGTAAGAACATGAAAGGATTGATGACATGTGAAGTTGTAGATGAGAATTTCCTTGATTTGTCCGAGATTCCATTTGAGGACATAGGAG AATATATAAACTTTTGGATGGATGCTATCCATTGTTATGGTGATGAAGAACAGGAAATCGACAACACAAAAGAAGCGCTTCCCTCTATTATTGTCGTTGGAACATGTTGTGACAAATTACAG ATTGATAAGGAAACAAGGAAATGGGAAATTCAGAAACAATTTGATGAAATACTAGGAGACCATCCAAAACGAAAGCATATAAAAGATTTTATCATGCTGTCAAACACTACTTCCTCTGAAACCGACTTTGACGTCCTTCGAAACCGTATTGTACAACTAGCTTCAAAAGTTGAAACATGGGGACAACAACTTCCGACTCGTTGGATAAAGTATGAACAAGTCCTGGATCAACACAGAAAAAACCAAGATAAAGTCATGACATATCAGGACATGAAATCTCTAGGGAAATCAGTTGGACTTGAAATCAAAGACATGAACGAAGTGAATTTGTTTCTTAGATATCAACATGAAATAGGAAATCTCATTTACTTTGATGACAttccagatttaattattttgcAACCTCAGTGGTTAGTTGATGTGTTGAAATGTCTTGTGTCAGCGAGGAAGTTCCAGATCCAAAGAAACATTGTTTACAACTCTGACTGGAAAGAGTTAGAAACAACAGGTAAATTGACAGAAGATTTGATTACACAAGCATTTAGAGGAGAAGAAGAGGGGACAGGTTTTTTTAAATACCGTAGTCACATTCTACAAATAATGGAAAAGTTTGATATAATTGTGAAACCTAACATGGCTGAGGAAGAATCTGTATCAGCATTAGAAGAAAATGACGTAATCAACAAATCACAAATACCAACAGTTAGTTATTATGTGCCATGTCTCATCAAATCGAAACCCATTAGAAATATAGTGGACAGTTTCAAAGTAGATGGGAAGGATTTTAACAGGACATCTTGGATATGTATGAATTTTGATTTTCTTCCTCCAGCGTTTTTCAACCATTTTCTTGTAAATTACATACGCCGTTATCAGATAAGTCTAGAACCATCAAAACATAGAAGTAGACCAGCACTGTACCGCGGCATGGGGGTCTTTAATCTCGATTCATCAGGCCGAACTAAGCTGGCAGTTTGTGTTAGCAAACACGTGATACTCCTTCAGATCTGGAAATGGGGCAAGTATTCCCAGATCTCATTCAAAGGTATCTGGGAACATGCAGAAGCCTGCATAACTGGCATAAAAGGGAGATACAAAATGAATGTATCGTACACTGTGAAAATGAAGTGTTGTAATGGAAGCTACGACAACTTAAATGGAATGATGGAAATGACAAAGTTAGAGTCTGACGAAGAATATTTTTGTGATGAGCACGCAGTACTACACAATTCAAAAGACTTGTTAGACTCTTGGTTTAag GAAGAATTGAATCCTGAAATGTTGAATTATGTGAGACTAGCAAAATCAGTTACAGACTTGATGCCGGAAATGATGGCAGAGCAATTAAAATCTGATGGATTCGATTTCGTAGGAAATACTAGCTTGACATCTCGATCTCTGTTCACCTCTTTCCaactacaaaacaaatatataccaacTACTGGAAAGTGGGCAAGTTCAAACTGTCCAAATGAAGACACGGAAATAAGTATTGGCGATGATGTTCAACGTTGGCGTTTTGTTCTCACTGAACTCAAGAATCATTCCAAAATAAGCGAAGAATCTTTCGTTGCTCTTGCAAATGTCTTGGCAAATGTGTTCATcagatttgagaaaaaaatcgaAAAGTACTCATTCGTTAGAAAGTATGAGAAGATAATGACTGAAATGTTTGAAGCAAAAGATTATGATTTCTATCTCCAGAAGGTAAAAAATG AAATCATCCCCGATACATTCGAAGTCAACATCAGACGCCATTACCAGATTATTATACAGGAAATATCGGTAAGCCAAATCTTGGACCAAATGATGACCCACTGCAGCTTATCCATTGATGACAGGCGCCATATTGAACAACATGTCCAACAGATTGAACAAAATAAAGCCTTGTTAGATTTAGTCATTGATAGGAATCGTTACACCTTTAATGTATTTATAGATGCTTTGAGGGAGAGCGAATACGATGATATGGCCGATCTACTCAGCAGCGATCTAGAAGATGTCACCGTTGATATACCATGTATACGAACGGCACAAATGGAAG GATTATCAGCATGGACTGTTCCATTACATAAGGTACGACTGCAAAAGAATTACGTAGATATCATATCTACTATCAAACACGAAGCCATAGTAGATCATTTGATATCGTGTGAAGTATTCACAATAGATGACCAGCAAACAATAGAGGCTTGTCCAGCACAGACTGAAAAGAACAGGAAGTTGATGGATCGACTATTGCATTGTGGAGAGAAATGCTTTATAGAATTTCTAAATGCTTTACGTTCTGATGACATTTATGCAGATCTTGCAAATCAAATAGAACACACAAATGTAACCAGTATTGATATTGCTTCTCTCCATGACTGCTATTCAAATCTGTAG